One Cydia splendana chromosome 23, ilCydSple1.2, whole genome shotgun sequence DNA window includes the following coding sequences:
- the LOC134802013 gene encoding ommochrome-binding protein-like, translating to MKIIFLLSILTSSIIAKTSKCHSCFMGVCYQRTKIFGGTEATSTGDTYQITGQLAVDRNKEKNILYFHYVKNNIDYTGAYDLNNDMAYTIANISFSFARAVAPNGDVYMSGPKGIYKYNAAANTTVLHGLKDSTIWHMQYKDKLYYNIHSEPGLNVLEKKASPILSLKTFMIEDFVIDKYGDIYFLANMTIHRLKHDSKEVEDLVDQIYILTTDRNGNVYFAHTATSGIYKIDYSIDRIVSVGAFGGNGGTPLKFVFDNLNNVVYLDEDQALYFLRPTYRGCKVSSNVTGKRRMLSVYATDVWVAS from the coding sequence ATGAAGATCATCTTCCTGCTTTCAATACTTACATCTTCCATCATCGCGAAAACCTCAAAATGTCACAGCTGTTTCATGGGAGTGTGTTACCAACGGACGAAAATCTTCGGCGGCACAGAAGCGACATCTACAGGCGATACTTACCAAATAACTGGACAACTTGCTGTTGATAGAAATAAGGAAAAAAACATACTATATTTCCACTATGTTAAGAATAATATAGACTACACAGGAGCATATGATTTAAACAATGATATGGCATATACGATTGCTAATATTTCTTTTTCGTTTGCCCGCGCCGTGGCTCCTAACGGAGATGTGTATATGTCTGGACCTAAAGGTATTTACAAATATAATGCAGCTGCAAATACTACAGTTTTACACGGACTTAAAGATTCTACGATTTGGCATATGCAGTATAAAGATAAGTTATACTACAACATTCATTCTGAACCGGGCTTGAATGTTTTAGAGAAAAAAGCATCACCTATTTTAAGTTTAAAGACTTTTATGATAGAAGATTTTGTGATAGATAAATATggtgatatatattttttggcgaACATGACTATACATCGTTTGAAACATGATTCTAAAGAAGTTGAAGATTTAGTtgatcaaatatatattttaactacAGATAGGAATGGTAACGTATATTTCGCGCACACTGCGACTTCGGGCATTTATAAGATAGATTATTCTATAGATAGAATAGTAAGTGTTGGAGCATTTGGGGGTAACGGTGGAACACCTTTGAAATTCGTGTTCGACAATTTAAATAATGTTGTATATCTTGATGAAGATCAGGCGTTGTATTTTCTACGGCCGACGTATAGAGGGTGTAAAGTATCGTCGAATGTGACTGGTAAAAGAAGAATGCTGAGTGTTTATGCTACTGATGTGTGGGTAGCCTCTTAG
- the LOC134801748 gene encoding uncharacterized protein LOC134801748, which translates to MFKYWYNNQTNFVRWADSRSDLYRLECGVRQGGLTSPKLFNLYMNTLIVELSRTKIGCSIDGTCVNNISYADDMVLLSPSIGALRKLISVCEDYAGAHGLRYNSKKSELLVFNPRGSKVDTVPPATLGGTQLTRVSKFKYLGHWVTDDLSDNIDVERERRALAVRSNMLARRFARCTTEVKTTLFRAFCQSFYTCSLWVNYTQRTINALRVQYNNAFRMLLGLPRYCSASAMFAEARTDGFHAIMRKRVASMARRARSSSNSILNALANRLDCPLTKVLIALHVRPRIV; encoded by the coding sequence ATGTTTAAGTACTGGTACAATAACCAAACGAACTTCGTCAGGTGGGCGGACTCGCGCTCGGACTTGTATCGGTTGGAATGCGGTGTAAGGCAGGGGGGGCTGACGTCaccaaaattatttaatttatatatgaaCACGTTAATCGTTGAGCTCAGCAGAACCAAAATCGGATGTTCTATTGATGGAACATGTGTCAATAATATCAGTTACGCGgacgatatggtgctgctgAGTCCATCGATTGGCGCTCTCAGGAAGCTAATCAGTGTGTGCGAGGACTACGCGGGGGCCCATGGACTCAGGTACAACTCGAAAAAGAGCGAGTTGCTAGTGTTTAATCCGCGCGGTAGCAAAGTTGACACAGTGCCGCCCGCTACACTAGGCGGAACGCAACTAACGCGAGTGTCAAAATTCAAATACCTGGGTCACTGGGTCACTGACGATCTTTCGGACAACATTGACGTGGAAAGGGAGCGTCGGGCATTGGCGGTCCGGAGCAACATGTTGGCGCGCAGGTTTGCGAGGTGTACTACAGAAGTAAAAACGACGCTCTTTAGAGCTTTCTGTCAGTCATTCTATACCTGTAGCCTGTGGGTCAACTATACGCAGCGGACCATCAATGCCCTCCGAGTTCAATATAATAATGCGTTCAGGATGCTGTTGGGATTGCCGCGCTACTGTAGTGCGTCAGCCATGTTCGCAGAGGCGCGCACGGATGGTTTTCACGCCATTATGCGTAAACGGGTCGCCTCGATGGCACGCAGGGCGCGGTCCAGCTCCAATAGCATCCTCAACGCATTAGCAAACCGTTTAGACTGTCCACTCACTAAAGTGCTTATCGCCCTACATGTCAGGCCCCGGATTGTATAG